A genomic segment from Actinomadura hallensis encodes:
- a CDS encoding HAD family hydrolase has product MTHDPQAPRPIEAVFFDIGETLINEGEIYGRWADWLGVPRHTFLAKLGALLATGGTHLDLLEYFRPGFDLAEEERRRAEAGVPNGFGPDDLYPDARACLSGLRDQGLYVGIAGNQPVEAAAQMAALGLDADVVGISDVWGVQKPSPEFFERCARLADVPPGRVLYVGDRIDNDVRPALAFGMQAAFLRRGPWGHIQQDDEALSRCLFVLDDLTGLPKLVAEHNAA; this is encoded by the coding sequence GTGACCCACGATCCCCAGGCCCCCCGGCCCATCGAGGCGGTGTTCTTCGACATCGGCGAGACGCTGATCAACGAGGGGGAGATCTACGGTCGCTGGGCGGACTGGCTGGGCGTCCCCAGGCACACGTTCCTCGCCAAGCTCGGCGCCCTGCTCGCCACCGGCGGCACCCACCTGGACCTCCTCGAATACTTCCGCCCCGGCTTCGACCTGGCCGAGGAGGAGCGCAGACGCGCCGAGGCGGGCGTCCCGAACGGCTTCGGCCCGGACGACCTCTACCCCGACGCCCGCGCCTGCCTGTCCGGGCTGCGCGACCAGGGCCTCTACGTCGGGATCGCCGGGAACCAGCCGGTCGAGGCGGCGGCCCAGATGGCGGCGCTGGGCCTCGACGCCGACGTCGTCGGCATCTCCGACGTGTGGGGGGTCCAGAAGCCGTCGCCCGAGTTCTTCGAGCGCTGCGCGCGGCTCGCGGACGTGCCGCCCGGCCGCGTCCTGTACGTGGGGGACCGCATCGACAACGACGTCCGGCCCGCACTCGCGTTCGGCATGCAGGCGGCGTTCCTGCGGCGCGGCCCCTGGGGGCACATCCAGCAGGACGACGAGGCCCTCAGCCGCTGCCTGTTCGTCCTGGACGACCTCACCGGTCTCCCCAAGCTCGTCGCCGAGCACAACGCCGCCTGA
- a CDS encoding PspC domain-containing protein produces the protein MNGLYRPRDNRMIAGVCAGLARRFGMSAGTVRLLFVLSCLLPGPQFVVYLVLWVMMPDEDRHMAGAR, from the coding sequence ATGAACGGCCTTTACCGCCCGCGCGACAACCGCATGATCGCGGGGGTCTGCGCCGGCCTCGCCCGCCGGTTCGGCATGTCGGCCGGGACCGTCCGGCTTCTGTTCGTGCTGTCGTGCCTGCTTCCCGGCCCGCAGTTCGTGGTCTACCTCGTGCTCTGGGTGATGATGCCCGACGAGGACCGCCACATGGCGGGCGCCCGCTGA
- a CDS encoding winged helix DNA-binding domain-containing protein yields the protein MKVLDRKTLNRAVLERQFLLERSRASVREVFERLVALQAQEPNTPYLTLWARLADFRLEDLADLLTDRSVVRGTMLRGTQHMALAEDYLWLRPVVHETLLRARQAAFGRVSGDWDLDELATEARKILGAETLTRPRLVRRLAELWPGRDPQALGWSVQALLPIVHPPPSGLWNAAGAVPVAVADDWIGRPLDEAPDPGRLVRRYLAAFGPASVKDFQMWSGLRRMNSVFEELRPELRVYKDENGVELFDLPDAPLPDADTPAPVRFLPYFDNLILAYADRTRMMTDEQRKVVCVGAVTNPTLLVDGRVHGMWFLDHDRKNERAELTIELFAPVPDETAVEEEAARLLQFAAPEAEHKVRGVLRS from the coding sequence ATGAAGGTTCTGGACCGGAAGACGCTCAACCGGGCGGTGCTCGAACGGCAGTTCCTCCTGGAGCGTTCGCGGGCGTCCGTCCGGGAGGTGTTCGAACGGCTGGTCGCGCTCCAGGCGCAGGAGCCCAACACGCCCTACCTCACCTTGTGGGCGAGGCTGGCCGACTTCCGCCTCGAGGACCTCGCCGATCTCCTCACCGACCGTTCCGTCGTCCGGGGAACGATGCTGCGCGGGACGCAGCACATGGCGCTGGCCGAGGACTACCTGTGGCTCCGGCCGGTCGTCCACGAGACCCTCCTGCGGGCGCGTCAGGCCGCGTTCGGCCGCGTCAGCGGGGACTGGGACCTGGACGAGCTCGCCACCGAGGCGCGCAAGATCCTCGGCGCCGAGACCCTCACCCGGCCCCGGCTGGTGCGGCGTCTCGCCGAGCTGTGGCCCGGTCGTGATCCGCAGGCCCTCGGCTGGTCCGTGCAGGCGCTGCTGCCGATCGTCCACCCGCCGCCCAGCGGCCTGTGGAACGCCGCCGGGGCCGTCCCCGTCGCCGTGGCGGACGACTGGATCGGCAGGCCGCTGGACGAGGCTCCCGATCCGGGCCGGCTGGTCCGCCGCTATCTGGCCGCGTTCGGTCCCGCCTCCGTGAAGGACTTCCAGATGTGGTCGGGACTGCGCCGGATGAATTCCGTTTTCGAGGAACTGCGCCCGGAACTGCGGGTCTACAAGGACGAGAACGGAGTGGAGCTCTTCGATCTCCCCGACGCCCCATTGCCCGACGCCGACACCCCCGCTCCCGTTCGTTTCCTGCCCTACTTCGACAACCTGATCCTCGCCTATGCCGACCGCACGCGGATGATGACGGACGAGCAGCGCAAGGTCGTCTGCGTGGGCGCGGTGACGAATCCGACGCTTCTCGTCGACGGCCGCGTCCACGGCATGTGGTTTCTCGACCACGACAGGAAGAACGAACGCGCCGAGCTGACCATCGAACTGTTCGCCCCGGTGCCCGACGAAACGGCGGTCGAAGAGGAGGCCGCGCGCCTTCTGCAATTCGCCGCTCCAGAAGCGGAGCACAAGGTTCGCGGCGTCCTCCGGTCGTGA
- a CDS encoding helix-turn-helix transcriptional regulator — MVRHENSAFRRLRLLAGAERRVREVSADAASTAELINGLRAPFNDALGLSGMLLSATDPHTTTLGTATVVEHLPGAMSVPWMHNEFLEDDFNKFAELHRTRAPATTLHRATQGRPQLSPRHSLLHRPHGLGPELRTTFSLGDACWGVANLVREVHDEDFDEVTLDWLERLRPVIAAGIRRTTVTATHPGAGVPGVVNLDLTGSVVSMTADAGRMLADLWLCPFVEEHDHRLPGEAYMIATLTRARAEGRRRTPPPVTRLHGRSGRWLTIRGDCTLTADGEPSGIALVIEPSRPAEILPLMISAYGLTAREREVLIELSAGPTTGEIATRLLISEHTVRDHIKAILAKTGTKSRGELMSLLFDHHAHSAPTADRPSRKGLHGTPDGTQA; from the coding sequence ATGGTGCGTCATGAAAACTCTGCTTTCCGCCGCCTGCGGCTTCTGGCCGGCGCCGAACGGCGCGTCCGGGAGGTCTCCGCCGACGCGGCGAGCACCGCCGAACTCATCAACGGTCTGCGCGCCCCGTTCAATGACGCACTGGGCCTGTCCGGCATGCTGCTGAGCGCCACGGACCCGCACACCACGACGCTCGGCACCGCCACGGTCGTCGAGCACCTGCCCGGGGCGATGTCCGTTCCCTGGATGCACAACGAGTTCCTCGAAGACGACTTCAACAAGTTCGCCGAGTTGCACCGCACCAGGGCCCCGGCCACGACGCTTCACCGCGCCACCCAGGGGCGCCCGCAGCTGAGTCCCCGGCACAGCCTGCTCCATCGGCCGCACGGCCTCGGCCCGGAGCTGAGAACGACGTTCTCTCTCGGCGACGCGTGCTGGGGTGTGGCCAACCTCGTCCGCGAGGTCCACGACGAGGACTTCGACGAGGTGACCCTCGACTGGCTGGAGAGACTGCGCCCGGTCATCGCGGCCGGGATCCGGCGCACGACGGTCACCGCGACGCACCCCGGCGCAGGCGTCCCCGGGGTGGTGAACTTGGACCTGACCGGATCCGTCGTGTCGATGACCGCCGACGCCGGGCGCATGCTCGCCGATCTCTGGCTCTGCCCCTTCGTCGAGGAGCACGACCACCGTCTTCCCGGCGAGGCCTACATGATCGCCACGTTGACCCGCGCCCGGGCCGAGGGGCGTCGGCGCACTCCGCCGCCGGTGACACGGCTGCACGGCAGGTCCGGCCGGTGGCTGACGATCCGGGGCGACTGCACGCTGACCGCGGACGGGGAACCGTCCGGCATCGCGCTCGTCATCGAGCCCTCCCGGCCCGCCGAGATCCTGCCCCTGATGATCTCCGCCTACGGGCTGACGGCGCGTGAGCGGGAGGTGCTCATCGAGTTGTCCGCCGGGCCGACGACGGGCGAGATCGCGACCCGGCTGCTCATCTCCGAGCACACCGTGCGGGACCACATCAAGGCGATCCTGGCCAAGACCGGGACCAAGTCGCGCGGCGAACTGATGAGCCTGCTCTTCGACCACCACGCTCATTCGGCCCCCACGGCCGACCGGCCATCGAGAAAGGGGCTGCATGGCACGCCTGATGGGACGCAGGCCTGA
- the lysX gene encoding bifunctional lysylphosphatidylglycerol synthetase/lysine--tRNA ligase LysX, which yields MRGEWERLVRSAPTIFFWYTRLSGILSLLAWVSHGLILEMADIWALRWIGYLGWFPSVPVGLLWILLSMGVRRRKKAAWRILVVVFCLPAALGVTAVATAFLQPGNPLHTGLVVSACVYLGVLVLLIAARGEFTTLPDRANRRLATQVFTNLLVVTGGVGTLLVTLTDRDGNGAFWTHPLYAISQTVLGPRVTGKPIDVQVPFWVDAILWVLGTGLLIVTFWAMFRPGRQDPVLSPREELAARALLAEYGDQDSLGYFALRRDKDVMVAPNGKAAIAYRVEGSVSLASGDPLGDPESWDQAIEAWLAECRAHAWIPGAVSVGERAAHAYRRHGFDVLELGDEAVVDLTDFSLDGREMRQVRQAVRRVERAGYRVRIRRHSQIPAAEMAALIRSADAWRGDDTERGFSMALGRLGDPTDGRCVMVEAFDAGGELRGMLSFVPWGRAGLSLDLMRRDPLAENGLNEYMVAKLAEQAAAVGVQRLSLNFAVLRSAFARGSQIGAGPVARLCYRFLSFASKFYQLESLYLANAKYLPDWRPRYICYRQSRHLIRLGLAYARAEGFLPNLNRPKLDRAAAMVPSGDLVERIEQIERAADAARAPRRRLSEQERVRHAKLDRLRAAGMDPYPAGCERTDLAAGVRERFAGLAPDTRTGTRVAVAGRVVLAREHGRLVFATLRDETADLQVMLTADALGEESLRRWKTLIDLGDHVGVRGEVVTSRHGELSVLASSWQIAAKCLRPLPDKRSGLADPEARVRQRYVDLIVNDDARRMLRMRGDAVAAVREGLRARGYLEVETPMLQPVHGGATARPFTTRMNAHNMRLYLRIAPELYLKRLLVGGVGRVFELNRNFRNEGVSPRHNPEFTMLEAYEPYGDYDTMAELTRSLVADAARAALGTTVVVRDGVEHDLAEPWREITVYGSVSEALGEEITPDTPLPDVRSFAGSLGLNLDPRWGQGRIVQELFETLVESRLSAPTFVRDYPAETSPLTRPHRADPRLAEKWDLIVFGLELGTAYSELTDPVLQRERLVEQSLRAAGGDPEAMELDEDFLRALECAMPPAGGMGMGIDRLMMTLTGRGIRETIPFPLVRPGS from the coding sequence CTGCGGGGCGAGTGGGAGCGGCTCGTCCGCTCCGCGCCCACGATCTTCTTCTGGTACACCCGACTCTCCGGGATCCTGTCGCTGCTCGCCTGGGTCTCCCATGGTCTCATCCTCGAGATGGCCGACATCTGGGCGTTGCGCTGGATCGGCTATCTCGGCTGGTTCCCGAGCGTGCCCGTGGGCCTGCTGTGGATCCTGCTGTCGATGGGCGTCCGGCGGCGCAAGAAGGCCGCCTGGCGGATCCTCGTCGTGGTCTTCTGCCTGCCGGCGGCGCTCGGCGTCACCGCCGTGGCCACGGCGTTCCTGCAACCCGGCAACCCGCTGCACACGGGGCTGGTCGTCAGCGCCTGCGTCTACCTCGGCGTCCTGGTCCTGCTGATCGCGGCGCGCGGCGAGTTCACCACCCTGCCCGACCGCGCCAACCGGCGCCTCGCCACCCAGGTCTTCACCAACCTCCTCGTCGTCACCGGCGGCGTCGGCACGCTCCTGGTCACCCTCACCGACCGGGACGGCAACGGCGCCTTCTGGACGCACCCCCTCTACGCGATCTCCCAGACCGTCCTCGGGCCGCGCGTCACCGGCAAGCCGATCGACGTGCAGGTGCCGTTCTGGGTCGACGCGATCCTGTGGGTCCTCGGCACCGGGCTGCTGATCGTCACGTTCTGGGCGATGTTCCGGCCCGGCCGCCAGGACCCCGTCCTCAGCCCCCGGGAGGAGCTCGCCGCGCGGGCGCTGCTCGCCGAGTACGGCGACCAGGACTCCCTCGGCTACTTCGCGCTGCGCCGCGACAAGGACGTCATGGTCGCGCCGAACGGCAAGGCGGCCATCGCCTACCGGGTCGAGGGCTCGGTCTCGCTGGCCAGCGGCGACCCGCTCGGCGACCCCGAGTCGTGGGACCAGGCGATCGAGGCGTGGCTGGCGGAGTGCCGCGCCCACGCGTGGATCCCCGGCGCCGTCAGCGTCGGCGAACGCGCCGCGCACGCCTACCGGCGGCACGGTTTCGACGTGCTGGAACTCGGCGACGAGGCCGTCGTCGACCTCACCGACTTCAGCCTCGACGGGCGCGAGATGCGGCAGGTGCGGCAGGCCGTCCGGCGCGTCGAGCGGGCCGGGTACCGGGTGCGGATCCGGCGGCACTCGCAGATCCCCGCCGCGGAGATGGCCGCGCTGATCCGCAGCGCGGACGCCTGGCGCGGCGACGACACCGAGCGCGGCTTCTCGATGGCGCTGGGCCGCCTCGGCGACCCCACCGACGGCCGCTGCGTCATGGTCGAGGCGTTCGACGCCGGCGGCGAGCTGCGCGGGATGCTCAGCTTCGTCCCGTGGGGCCGCGCCGGGCTGTCGCTGGACCTGATGCGCCGCGACCCGCTCGCCGAGAACGGCCTGAACGAGTACATGGTCGCCAAGCTCGCCGAGCAGGCCGCCGCGGTCGGCGTGCAGCGGCTCTCGCTGAACTTCGCGGTGCTGCGCTCCGCGTTCGCGCGGGGCTCGCAGATCGGCGCCGGGCCCGTCGCGCGGCTCTGCTACCGGTTCCTGTCGTTCGCGTCGAAGTTCTACCAGCTCGAATCGCTGTACCTGGCGAACGCGAAGTACCTGCCGGACTGGCGTCCCCGCTACATCTGCTACCGGCAGAGCCGCCACCTCATCCGGCTGGGCCTCGCCTACGCACGGGCCGAGGGGTTCCTGCCGAACCTGAACCGGCCGAAACTGGACCGGGCGGCCGCGATGGTCCCGTCCGGCGACCTCGTCGAGCGGATCGAGCAGATCGAGCGGGCCGCCGACGCCGCCCGCGCGCCGCGCCGCCGCCTGTCGGAGCAGGAGCGGGTCCGGCACGCCAAGCTCGACCGGCTCCGCGCCGCCGGGATGGACCCCTACCCGGCCGGCTGCGAGCGCACCGACCTCGCCGCCGGCGTCCGCGAACGCTTCGCCGGCCTCGCCCCCGACACCCGCACCGGGACCCGCGTCGCCGTCGCCGGCCGCGTCGTCCTCGCCCGCGAGCACGGCCGCCTCGTCTTCGCCACCCTGCGGGACGAGACCGCCGACCTGCAGGTGATGCTGACCGCCGACGCGCTCGGCGAGGAGTCCCTGCGCCGCTGGAAGACGCTGATCGACCTCGGCGACCACGTCGGCGTGCGGGGCGAGGTCGTGACGTCCCGCCACGGCGAGCTGTCGGTGCTCGCCTCGTCCTGGCAGATCGCCGCCAAGTGCCTGCGGCCGCTGCCGGACAAGCGCTCCGGGCTGGCGGACCCCGAGGCCCGCGTCCGGCAGCGGTACGTCGACCTCATCGTCAACGACGACGCCCGGCGGATGCTCCGGATGCGCGGCGACGCCGTCGCCGCCGTCCGCGAGGGCCTGCGCGCCCGCGGCTACCTCGAGGTGGAGACGCCGATGCTGCAGCCCGTGCACGGCGGCGCCACCGCCCGGCCGTTCACGACCCGCATGAACGCCCACAACATGCGGCTCTACCTGCGCATCGCGCCCGAGCTGTACCTGAAACGCCTGCTCGTCGGCGGGGTCGGCCGCGTCTTCGAGCTGAACCGCAACTTCCGCAACGAGGGCGTCTCGCCCCGGCACAACCCCGAGTTCACGATGCTGGAGGCGTACGAGCCGTACGGCGACTACGACACGATGGCCGAGCTCACCCGCTCCCTGGTCGCCGACGCCGCGCGGGCCGCGCTCGGCACCACCGTGGTCGTCCGCGACGGCGTCGAGCACGACCTCGCCGAACCGTGGCGGGAGATCACCGTCTACGGTTCCGTCTCCGAGGCGCTCGGCGAGGAGATCACGCCCGACACTCCCCTGCCGGACGTCCGGTCGTTCGCGGGGAGCCTCGGCCTGAACCTCGACCCCCGGTGGGGTCAGGGAAGGATCGTGCAGGAACTGTTCGAGACCCTCGTCGAGAGCAGGCTCTCCGCGCCCACGTTCGTGCGCGACTACCCGGCCGAGACGTCCCCGCTCACCCGCCCGCACCGCGCGGACCCGCGGCTCGCGGAGAAGTGGGACCTCATCGTCTTCGGCCTGGAGCTCGGCACCGCCTATTCCGAGCTGACCGACCCCGTCCTGCAGCGGGAACGGCTCGTCGAACAGTCCCTGCGCGCCGCCGGCGGCGATCCCGAGGCCATGGAGCTGGACGAGGACTTCCTGCGCGCCCTCGAATGCGCGATGCCGCCCGCGGGCGGAATGGGCATGGGGATCGACCGCCTCATGATGACCCTCACGGGCCGCGGCATCCGCGAGACGATCCCGTTCCCCCTCGTGCGTCCGGGCTCCTAG
- a CDS encoding serine/threonine-protein kinase: MPSEPTGERLLARRYRLVTQVGRGGMGTVWQAHDEVLGRDVAVKEVILPHGLTDEERAVHHKRTFREARTAARLGHPGVVTVYDVVEEDGRPWIIMELIKARSLDQVIKQEGPLEPRRAAEIGRQMLAALHAAHQAGVLHRDVKPSNVLITGTGRMGERAVLTDFGIATAAGDATLTQTGLVMGSPAYIAPERARGRVAGPASDLWSLGVTLYAMVNGKSPFERSEPMAALVAVISEEPDPPEKGGRLIPVIEGLLRKNPDQRMDAIEAGALLDDIVRQESVDTQRTMAVEFPVDEPPGVPAPESGDPPSLGARPYAEAYAEPYPETYAPDQPIPEGLGGPGGATTVDPAGQGAPEARPDQLTSFDIPAGQAAAEGEAGDAAETRAAGPGETAPDPDRAASWRSGPRADPAGGTVPAGHAVPGPGAVPHGAPAPGGSGRGEPVPPTSAYFPPTTHAAARPALVSNRNVLIIAAVALVIIVIIAIIALANGGGEKKAGKEGATSPATGAAPAAPAPTLAETASAVPTSSRSGLPAGFRMHRDRTGYAVPVPEGWSGPERKQGGDFFYSPDRQTYLQIDQTDDPGDSAIDDWRRQERNGSWPGYKRIALRPTGDEPPVPDTDDGDDSADWEFTFDGENGRIRILNRGFVTDDHGYAILLRAPEKDFERVRAELRPVYEFFEPADD, encoded by the coding sequence ATGCCAAGTGAACCCACCGGTGAGCGGTTGCTCGCCCGCCGTTACCGACTGGTGACCCAGGTCGGCCGCGGCGGCATGGGTACGGTCTGGCAGGCGCACGATGAGGTCCTCGGTCGTGACGTCGCGGTGAAGGAGGTCATCCTCCCGCATGGTCTCACCGATGAGGAACGCGCCGTGCACCACAAGCGCACGTTCCGCGAGGCCCGCACCGCGGCGCGGCTCGGTCACCCCGGCGTCGTCACCGTCTACGACGTCGTGGAGGAGGACGGCCGGCCGTGGATCATCATGGAGCTGATCAAGGCCCGCTCCCTCGACCAGGTGATCAAGCAGGAGGGGCCGCTGGAGCCCCGCCGCGCCGCGGAGATCGGCCGGCAGATGCTCGCGGCGCTGCACGCCGCGCACCAGGCGGGCGTCCTGCACCGCGACGTGAAGCCGAGCAACGTGCTGATCACCGGTACCGGGCGGATGGGCGAGCGGGCCGTCCTCACCGACTTCGGCATCGCGACCGCCGCCGGCGACGCCACCCTCACCCAGACCGGGCTGGTCATGGGCTCGCCCGCCTACATCGCGCCGGAGCGCGCCCGCGGCCGCGTCGCCGGCCCGGCGTCCGACCTGTGGTCGCTCGGCGTCACCCTGTACGCGATGGTGAACGGCAAGTCGCCGTTCGAGCGCTCCGAGCCGATGGCGGCGCTGGTCGCGGTGATCTCCGAGGAGCCCGATCCGCCGGAGAAGGGCGGGCGGCTCATCCCGGTCATCGAGGGCCTGCTGCGCAAGAACCCCGACCAGCGGATGGACGCGATCGAGGCCGGCGCCCTGCTCGACGACATCGTCCGGCAGGAGAGCGTCGACACCCAGCGCACCATGGCGGTCGAGTTCCCCGTGGACGAGCCCCCCGGCGTCCCGGCGCCGGAGAGCGGCGATCCGCCGTCGCTCGGCGCCCGGCCGTACGCGGAGGCCTACGCCGAGCCCTACCCCGAGACCTACGCCCCCGACCAGCCGATCCCCGAGGGCCTGGGCGGTCCCGGCGGCGCGACGACCGTCGACCCGGCCGGGCAGGGCGCCCCCGAGGCCCGTCCCGACCAGCTGACCAGCTTCGACATCCCCGCGGGCCAGGCCGCCGCGGAAGGAGAGGCCGGTGACGCCGCCGAGACGCGGGCGGCCGGTCCCGGCGAAACCGCGCCCGACCCGGACCGCGCCGCCTCATGGCGCTCCGGCCCCCGCGCGGATCCCGCGGGCGGCACCGTCCCCGCCGGTCACGCGGTGCCGGGTCCCGGCGCCGTCCCGCACGGGGCGCCCGCTCCCGGCGGCTCCGGCCGGGGAGAGCCCGTCCCCCCGACCTCCGCGTACTTCCCCCCGACGACGCACGCGGCGGCGCGCCCGGCGCTGGTCTCCAACCGCAACGTCCTGATCATCGCCGCCGTGGCGCTGGTCATCATCGTGATCATCGCGATCATCGCGCTCGCCAACGGGGGCGGGGAGAAGAAGGCCGGCAAGGAGGGGGCGACGTCGCCGGCGACGGGAGCCGCCCCGGCCGCGCCGGCCCCGACCCTCGCCGAGACCGCCTCCGCCGTGCCCACCTCCTCCCGCAGCGGGCTGCCCGCCGGGTTCCGGATGCACCGGGACCGCACCGGCTACGCCGTCCCCGTCCCGGAGGGCTGGAGCGGGCCGGAGCGCAAGCAGGGCGGCGACTTCTTCTACTCGCCCGACCGTCAGACCTACCTCCAGATCGACCAGACCGACGACCCCGGCGACAGCGCCATCGACGACTGGCGGCGGCAGGAGCGCAACGGCTCCTGGCCCGGCTACAAGCGGATCGCGCTCAGGCCGACCGGCGACGAGCCCCCCGTCCCCGACACCGACGACGGCGACGACTCCGCCGACTGGGAGTTCACCTTCGACGGCGAGAACGGCCGCATCCGCATCCTCAACCGGGGCTTCGTGACCGACGACCACGGCTACGCGATCCTCCTGCGCGCCCCCGAGAAGGACTTCGAACGCGTCCGGGCCGAGCTCCGGCCCGTCTACGAGTTCTTCGAGCCCGCGGACGACTGA
- a CDS encoding serine/threonine-protein kinase has translation MEGRLLAGRYRLESVVGRGAMGTVWRARDETLGRDVAIKEVVLPDGLSDEERANRHRRTLREARASAALSHPGVVTVHDVVDEDDRPWIVMELVRARSLQEILDEGGPLPPARAAEIGRQIAGALRAAHAMGVLHRDVKPANVLVAEDDRAVLTDFGIAQLAGDATLTGTGLLIGSPAYMAPERVNGDPAIPASDMWALGATLYAATEGRAPHHRGDAVAVLAAIVTKDVPPPRNAGPLAPVLAGLLERDPARRLTGDRAEEALKAVASGRTADGLVPGADTTTGTTAGTAPAGAGAGSVPAAHPAQPVPPYAATPYAATPHPPPGPVPGTTAQYPPSAAPEPPGEEGRARSVVVPILAGAAVAAVILAVAGVLLWPDGSSGGGEGPQAKPTTVAKQSTPGPGDTPTSPGTEPASAEPASTGDPDGTLPAGLVPARGPGFTIGVPRGWKRSARGASVFWTDPASSAYVQVDGTPWSGDPYEHWLVWERQAAADGRLKDFERLSITRTRVGDEPAADIEFTWTRSDGLTRARDRGVIAGGRSYAVVVALPAARWNENEALVKNVLDTFRPSGVG, from the coding sequence ATGGAAGGCCGCCTCCTCGCCGGCCGGTACCGGCTCGAGTCCGTGGTCGGGCGCGGAGCCATGGGCACCGTGTGGCGCGCCCGCGACGAGACCCTCGGCCGCGACGTGGCGATCAAGGAGGTGGTCCTCCCGGACGGGCTGAGCGACGAGGAGCGCGCCAACCGGCACCGCCGGACGCTGCGGGAGGCCCGCGCCTCGGCGGCGCTGAGCCACCCGGGCGTCGTGACCGTCCACGACGTCGTGGACGAGGACGACCGGCCGTGGATCGTCATGGAGCTGGTGCGGGCCCGGTCCCTCCAGGAGATCCTGGACGAGGGCGGCCCGCTGCCGCCCGCCCGCGCCGCCGAGATCGGCCGCCAGATCGCGGGCGCCCTGCGCGCCGCGCACGCGATGGGCGTCCTGCACCGCGACGTCAAGCCCGCCAACGTGCTGGTCGCGGAGGACGACCGGGCCGTCCTCACCGACTTCGGCATCGCGCAGCTGGCGGGGGACGCGACGCTCACCGGCACGGGACTGCTCATCGGGTCGCCCGCGTACATGGCGCCCGAGCGGGTCAACGGCGACCCGGCGATCCCGGCGTCCGACATGTGGGCCCTCGGCGCCACCCTGTACGCGGCGACGGAGGGCAGGGCCCCGCACCACCGCGGCGACGCGGTGGCCGTGCTCGCCGCGATCGTGACCAAGGACGTTCCGCCGCCGCGGAACGCGGGGCCGCTCGCGCCCGTGCTCGCCGGGCTGCTGGAGCGCGACCCGGCCCGGCGGCTCACCGGCGACCGGGCGGAGGAGGCCCTGAAGGCGGTCGCGTCCGGCCGCACCGCCGACGGCCTCGTGCCGGGCGCGGACACGACGACCGGAACGACCGCCGGCACGGCACCGGCGGGCGCCGGGGCGGGCTCGGTCCCCGCCGCGCACCCGGCGCAGCCCGTCCCGCCGTACGCGGCCACGCCGTACGCGGCGACACCGCATCCCCCTCCGGGCCCGGTTCCGGGGACGACGGCGCAGTACCCGCCGTCCGCCGCGCCCGAGCCGCCTGGGGAGGAGGGCCGCGCCAGGTCGGTCGTGGTGCCGATCCTCGCCGGGGCCGCAGTGGCGGCGGTGATCCTGGCCGTCGCCGGGGTCCTGCTGTGGCCGGACGGCTCGTCCGGCGGCGGAGAGGGACCGCAGGCGAAGCCGACGACCGTCGCGAAGCAGTCGACGCCCGGCCCGGGGGACACGCCCACCTCGCCCGGGACGGAACCAGCTTCGGCCGAACCGGCCTCGACCGGCGACCCGGACGGGACGCTCCCGGCGGGGCTCGTCCCGGCGCGGGGCCCCGGATTCACCATCGGCGTCCCGCGCGGATGGAAGCGCTCGGCGCGGGGCGCCAGCGTCTTCTGGACCGACCCCGCGAGCAGCGCGTACGTTCAGGTCGACGGGACGCCCTGGTCGGGCGACCCCTACGAGCACTGGCTGGTCTGGGAGCGGCAGGCCGCCGCCGACGGCAGGCTGAAGGACTTCGAGAGACTGTCGATCACCCGCACGAGGGTCGGGGACGAGCCCGCGGCCGACATCGAGTTCACCTGGACCCGCTCCGACGGGCTCACCCGCGCGCGGGACCGCGGGGTGATCGCCGGCGGCCGGTCGTACGCGGTGGTGGTCGCGCTTCCCGCCGCCAGGTGGAACGAGAACGAGGCGCTCGTGAAGAATGTGCTCGACACGTTCCGTCCCTCCGGGGTGGGATGA